The genomic segment CAGACCCATTGCCGGGATTTTCGTTGCCATCGGGCATGTTCCCAACACACAAATCTTCGAAGGCCAACTGGAACTCGACGCAAACGGATACATCATTGCCAACCAGCGCCAGCAAACTAACGTGGAAGGTGTTTACGCCTCAGGCGATGCGCAGGACCATATCTACAGACAAGCTGTAACCGCGGCCGGAACCGGCTGCGCAGCCGCGATTGAAGCGGAACGCTATCTCGCACACCTAGAAAGCCAGTCCTAAAGGTTTTTGATCGTTTCCAGTACTGCCTGAGCAGCTTTACTCACCTGTGGGTCTTTATCTTGTGTTGCTTCCTGAAGGGGAATTCTTGACTGAGGATCCTTGATCTTTGCGAGCGCGTTTACTGCGCGAAGACGGACCAATTCTTCTTCATCTTTCAACGCGACAATCAACGCTTCAACGGCCTGCGAGCCACCCGTATCACCGAGCCTTACCGCCGCTAACTCACGAAGCTCTGCGCTGTTGAAACGGATTGCCTGCAGCATCGCATCGATATTGCGTCCCGATTTCACAAGAGCGCTGAGAGCCTCCTTGCGCACTTCCCAATCAGAATCCTGCGCAGCTGATGCCAGAGCTTCATCTGTCTGCGGATCTTTCAGCTTTGCCAATCCCTGCACTGCATAAACGCGAATGCCCTGGTTTTCATCCATCAAAGCTTTCAGTAAAGCGTTCTTACATTCGGGCTTTGCCCATTCCCGCAAAATCGTTGCAACTTCCTTGCGCACTTCCAGCTTTTTGTGATCCAGCAGTTTCAGAAGTCCTTCAATATCTCCTTTTTCCTTTAACTTCTCAGGCTTTGGCCCAAATGCAAACATCTTCACTCCTTCTCGATTAACAGAATCATTTCGGCTGCGATGGCAACGCAGTCTCCGTTTACTCCAATATCTGCAGTTTGAAAAATTTCAGCTGACGGATCCTGATTGATTCCGATAATGAGTCCGGATTTCTGCACTCCGATCATGTGATTATACCGGCCGCTTACGCCCAGACCCAGGTAGACTTCAGGCGCTATGAATTTACCGGTAAGTCCTATCTGGAATTGCCGCGCCACCCAGCCGCTATCGACAACTCTTCGAGTCGCGCCGACAGCGCCGTCCAGTAGACCGGCAAGATGGAAAGCGAGCTGCAAATTCTCCAACCCGACTCCCATTCCGACGCCCACAACAACTTTGGAATGATCCATTTTCACGGCTTCAACACCTGGATCGATTTCCTGAGCAATGATCGTAAACTGCTTCACCACATTTTCCGGAAGATTCCAGTGATCCACTTCCGGTTCGAACGGTGTTCGTGGACCTCTTGTTTCCAGCGCCCCGGAGCGAATGGTTGTCAGGATCGGGGAAGTGCGAGTGAAAATCGGCGCCACGATATTGCCACCGAATGCGGGTTTCAGCTGCGCAAGCTTTTCGTCTCCCTGAAAAGTCAAGCCCACACAATCTCCCGTTAAGCCGAGTCCAAGGCGCGCTGCAATGCGCGGCGCAAGATACTTCCCCTGGCTTGTCGCGGGAAAAAGCAAAGCGAAAGGTTTCTGCAATACAACGCGGTCCGACAAAAGGGATACGATCTCATCAGGATGCGGCTGAGTTGTCTGAACGTAGTAAATCTTGTCCGCGCCATAGGAGCCCAGAAGAGCGGAAATTTGCGGATTCAAATGCCCCGCCAGCAGCGCACAAACTTTTCCTCCTTTTTCAGCTGCAAGATTTGCGCCGCAACTCAGTATTTCCAGCGAAACGGGCCGAATCTGGTTTTGCAGAAATTCAATCCAGCACCAGTATTCACGTGCGTCATCTGAATTCCGAGATTTTTGTGGCACCCTGGAAATCTGTTGAACCCTCGATTTGCGGTGACGAATCAAATCGAGCAATTTTGCAGCGGTACCGGCAGCATCCGTCCCATCCCACAAGTCAGGAGCGCGCGTGATTCGCACATCGCAGATTTCCGATACCCAAGTTGGCGAGCCCGCGAGCCCCGCTTCACTTGCTGACATACCCAGATCACCCAGATTCAGTTCCTGAATTTTCCCATCAGGAGCCTTGGAGAGATCAGCATTCTTTGTTTTCAATGGCCTGATCAGGCGTTCCGCCGTTGAAATCACAGCGGGCAAAGGCATTTCCAGAAGGAGCGAACCTTCCTCTGTTTCAGAAGAAACGTGGAGAACGCCTTCAGGAAGATACTCAATTTTACGCACCGCCGTTGCGCAGGGAAGTCCGAGCAATTCGGCGAGTTCAACGGGCACCTGCCCGGTTTCAGAATCAGTGCTATGCTGGCCGCAAAAAATAACATCGTAGCCAATCCTTTTTGCTGCTGCGGCAAGAACTCGCGAAGTCACCAGTGTATCGCTGCCCGCAAGCCGCGGATCCAGAATATGAATGGCGGAATCGACTCCCATAATCAGCGCTTCTCTGAGAGCGTCTTTAGCGGAAGAGGGTCCCATCGTTGCGGCAATTACTTCTCCGCCCTTTTCGGTCCGGTAGCGAATAGCCTCCGTGATGGCTCTCCGGTCATACGCATTCATTTCGTTCTTCACACCATCACGAACCAACGTCTTGGTGTGCGAATCGAAGAGTATTTCGGAAGAAGTCGGGACCTGTTTTATGAAAATTAAGAATCTCATATCAGCCAAAGTAGCGCGGACGTCCCGTCTGCGCAGTTACGCAGGCGAGACGCCCGCGCCACTTTGTTTTTCCTCCTTTTTGATCTCCTCCCAAATAGCATCCATCTCAGCAAGACTTAAATCGCCCAATTGCTTGTTCTGTTCATACACGCGCTTTTCAAGCTTACTGAAGCGTTTCCGGAATTTTTCATTGGCCGCGCGCAAAGCATCTTCCGGATTGATTTTCTGCTTGCGCGCAATATTCACCATGGTAAACAGGATATCGCCGAGCTCCTCAGCGCGGTGTTCTTCCGTTTGAGCTTCACGAAATTCCCGGAACTCCTCTTCCAACTTTTTCCAGACGTCGTCTTCAGTCTCCCATTCAAATCCCACACGCACCACTTTCGAAGAAATCATCGAAGCTTGTTGCAAGGCCGGTAGGTGCAACGGAATACCATCCAGAATCGAACGATCGCTTCCCTGTTTGAGCGCTTTCTGCTTGTCCTTCATCGATTCCCAATTTTGGAGAGCCTGTTCCGGGGATTGAGCCTGAGAAGAGCCAAAGACATGCGGATGCCGGCTCAGCATCTTTTTTGTAACTGTATCCAACACTTCTAATAGCGTAAAAGCATTTTGTTCCTGCATCATTTGTGAAAGAAAGACGACCTGGAACATCAAATCACCCAATTCTTCTTTGAGGGCAGGCAGATTAGACTGATCCATCGCTTGAAGAACTTCGTACGTCTCTTCGAGAACGTACTGGCGCAGATCCCCTAACGATTGCGCACGGTCCCACGGGCATCCTTCTTCTGAGCGAAGCGTATGCATCACGTCCACAAGCTTTTCAAGCTTGCTGGCTATCTGTTTCGCATACGGATTTCGTTTGATCTTTGTTTCACGTGACATTTTTCTGTTACGTGCGCTTCAATAGGATAAAGGTAATGTCATCACCCTGATGTTGCGCGCCGCGGTGTTCGTGCAATGCCTGTTCAAGCGCATCCCGGATGACGGAAATGGGCTCCGTGCGTTGTTGCTGGATTGTCTGGATAATCCGGTCCACACCGAATTCCTCTTCCTCAGGATTTGTCAATTCAGAAACACCATCTGTGTAAAAAATCATTACATCTCCGGGATCGACATTATAAACACCTCTTCGGTAATTTGCATCCCGAAAGAAACCGAGCACGGTGCCACCGATTTCCAAACGATGAACCTCTCCGGACTCTTTCAAAACGAGAGGATAACAGTGTCCTGCGTTAACGTAATTCAATTCGCCGCTGTTGTGCTTCAAAATCCCGTAGAAGAATGTTACATATTTGCTGGTCTGGCTCTGGCTGT from the bacterium genome contains:
- a CDS encoding HEAT repeat domain-containing protein → MFAFGPKPEKLKEKGDIEGLLKLLDHKKLEVRKEVATILREWAKPECKNALLKALMDENQGIRVYAVQGLAKLKDPQTDEALASAAQDSDWEVRKEALSALVKSGRNIDAMLQAIRFNSAELRELAAVRLGDTGGSQAVEALIVALKDEEELVRLRAVNALAKIKDPQSRIPLQEATQDKDPQVSKAAQAVLETIKNL
- a CDS encoding FAD-binding protein, coding for MRFLIFIKQVPTSSEILFDSHTKTLVRDGVKNEMNAYDRRAITEAIRYRTEKGGEVIAATMGPSSAKDALREALIMGVDSAIHILDPRLAGSDTLVTSRVLAAAAKRIGYDVIFCGQHSTDSETGQVPVELAELLGLPCATAVRKIEYLPEGVLHVSSETEEGSLLLEMPLPAVISTAERLIRPLKTKNADLSKAPDGKIQELNLGDLGMSASEAGLAGSPTWVSEICDVRITRAPDLWDGTDAAGTAAKLLDLIRHRKSRVQQISRVPQKSRNSDDAREYWCWIEFLQNQIRPVSLEILSCGANLAAEKGGKVCALLAGHLNPQISALLGSYGADKIYYVQTTQPHPDEIVSLLSDRVVLQKPFALLFPATSQGKYLAPRIAARLGLGLTGDCVGLTFQGDEKLAQLKPAFGGNIVAPIFTRTSPILTTIRSGALETRGPRTPFEPEVDHWNLPENVVKQFTIIAQEIDPGVEAVKMDHSKVVVGVGMGVGLENLQLAFHLAGLLDGAVGATRRVVDSGWVARQFQIGLTGKFIAPEVYLGLGVSGRYNHMIGVQKSGLIIGINQDPSAEIFQTADIGVNGDCVAIAAEMILLIEKE
- the mazG gene encoding nucleoside triphosphate pyrophosphohydrolase, giving the protein MSRETKIKRNPYAKQIASKLEKLVDVMHTLRSEEGCPWDRAQSLGDLRQYVLEETYEVLQAMDQSNLPALKEELGDLMFQVVFLSQMMQEQNAFTLLEVLDTVTKKMLSRHPHVFGSSQAQSPEQALQNWESMKDKQKALKQGSDRSILDGIPLHLPALQQASMISSKVVRVGFEWETEDDVWKKLEEEFREFREAQTEEHRAEELGDILFTMVNIARKQKINPEDALRAANEKFRKRFSKLEKRVYEQNKQLGDLSLAEMDAIWEEIKKEEKQSGAGVSPA